Proteins from one Lepidochelys kempii isolate rLepKem1 unplaced genomic scaffold, rLepKem1.hap2 scaffold_61, whole genome shotgun sequence genomic window:
- the TIMM10B gene encoding mitochondrial import inner membrane translocase subunit Tim10 B isoform X1 produces MRVRTAALPRVKDLWGASGWAVRQSLTPPLLLLFQLRDFLLVYNRMTELCFLRCISNLNYRALTRDEEACLDGCAGKLVHSNHRLMGAYVQLMPSIVQRRISDYEAPAAQAVPGSSPTQVPGAAPAALPAAVGTETHPSQQVAASLLTAAESAPDAVS; encoded by the exons ATGAGAGTCAGaacagcagctctgccaagggTGAAGGATCTGTGGGGAGCTAGTGGCTGGGCAGTGCGTCAGAGTCTGACCCCCCCACTGCTGCTCTTGTTCCAGCTGCGGGATTTCCTTCTTGTCTACAACAGGATGACGGAGCTCTGCTTCCTGCGCTGCATCTCCAACCTGAACTACCGGGCGCTCACCAGGGACGAG GAGGCCTGTCTAGATGGCTGTGCTGGGAAGCTCGTCCACTCCAACCACCGCCTGATGGGGGCCTACGTGCAGCTCATGCCCTCCATTGTGCAGCGCCGCATCTCGGACTACGAGGCCCCTGCAGCCCAGGCGgtgccaggctccagcccgacgCAGGTCCCTGGTGCTGCCCCTGCGGCCCTGCCTGCAGCAGTTGGCACGGAAACCCACCCTAGCCAGCAGGTGGCTGCCAGTCTCCTCACTGCCGCTGAGAGCGCTCCAGATGCCGTCAGCTAG
- the TIMM10B gene encoding mitochondrial import inner membrane translocase subunit Tim10 B isoform X3, producing the protein MTELCFLRCISNLNYRALTRDEEACLDGCAGKLVHSNHRLMGAYVQLMPSIVQRRISDYEAPAAQAVPGSSPTQVPGAAPAALPAAVGTETHPSQQVAASLLTAAESAPDAVS; encoded by the exons ATGACGGAGCTCTGCTTCCTGCGCTGCATCTCCAACCTGAACTACCGGGCGCTCACCAGGGACGAG GAGGCCTGTCTAGATGGCTGTGCTGGGAAGCTCGTCCACTCCAACCACCGCCTGATGGGGGCCTACGTGCAGCTCATGCCCTCCATTGTGCAGCGCCGCATCTCGGACTACGAGGCCCCTGCAGCCCAGGCGgtgccaggctccagcccgacgCAGGTCCCTGGTGCTGCCCCTGCGGCCCTGCCTGCAGCAGTTGGCACGGAAACCCACCCTAGCCAGCAGGTGGCTGCCAGTCTCCTCACTGCCGCTGAGAGCGCTCCAGATGCCGTCAGCTAG
- the TIMM10B gene encoding mitochondrial import inner membrane translocase subunit Tim10 B isoform X2, whose protein sequence is MEATGEQQQLRSLRDFLLVYNRMTELCFLRCISNLNYRALTRDEEACLDGCAGKLVHSNHRLMGAYVQLMPSIVQRRISDYEAPAAQAVPGSSPTQVPGAAPAALPAAVGTETHPSQQVAASLLTAAESAPDAVS, encoded by the exons CTGCGGGATTTCCTTCTTGTCTACAACAGGATGACGGAGCTCTGCTTCCTGCGCTGCATCTCCAACCTGAACTACCGGGCGCTCACCAGGGACGAG GAGGCCTGTCTAGATGGCTGTGCTGGGAAGCTCGTCCACTCCAACCACCGCCTGATGGGGGCCTACGTGCAGCTCATGCCCTCCATTGTGCAGCGCCGCATCTCGGACTACGAGGCCCCTGCAGCCCAGGCGgtgccaggctccagcccgacgCAGGTCCCTGGTGCTGCCCCTGCGGCCCTGCCTGCAGCAGTTGGCACGGAAACCCACCCTAGCCAGCAGGTGGCTGCCAGTCTCCTCACTGCCGCTGAGAGCGCTCCAGATGCCGTCAGCTAG